The following DNA comes from Campylobacter concisus.
TAACATCAGGTGCAAAGCAGACTCAAGCTCTAGCTTCAAATTCGCTCCAGTTTCTAAACTGCGTGGGCGGAACTTCAGTCATACTTGCCGCGGCAAATAAAGCTGACATAAAGATTATAAGTGCATATTCAAGAGCACCTGAAGCTTTTGCGATATTTACTAAAGATAAAGGTATAAAAACCGCTAAAGACCTAAAAGGTAAAAAAATAGCAGGCCCAAAAGGTACGATATTAAATGAGCTTTTGGTTAGATATCTTGCTCTTGGCGGTCTAAGCATAAATGACGTAGAGTTCGTTTCTATGGGCATTCCAGCTGCACAAGCTGCACTTGAAAATGGTAGCGTCGATGCAGCACTTCTTGCTGGACCAGCTGCTTATAATGCTAAAAAATCAGGACTTAGTGTCGTAACAACAGGCAAGGGCGTTATCACTCCAGTCATCGTCACTGCCACAAGTGGAGAATTTTACAAAAAGCATAAAGATCTAGTTGAAAAATTTAAAAAGGCCCAAGATGAAATTTTGACTTTTATGAAAGCAAATGAAGAAGAGGCATTAAAATTTACGGCTGAAGAGACCGGGCTTAGCATAGAGGCGGTAAAGAGCATGTATCCGCAGTATGACTTTAGTCCAAAGATTACGGCTGAAGATATAAAAGCACTTGAAGCTACGCAAGAATTTATGCTTGAGAGCAAGATGATTGAACAAAAAGTAGATATAAAATCACTTCTAATAGATTAAACAAAAAGGGCGAAATTTGCCCTTTTGCCCTAAAACTAATAATCAAAAATTTACTAAATTTTAGCTCAAATATTTAAAAACCAAAGCTGATTAGGTGTGTCAAAAAGGTTTAAATTATAAAGCAAAATTAGCACTAAGCAAAAATATAGCCATTATTTTTTGCATTTTT
Coding sequences within:
- a CDS encoding NrtA/SsuA/CpmA family ABC transporter substrate-binding protein is translated as MRKFFKILCAASLLCLVANASELDKIGMTYVKSPLNVPSIVDKFKGFYAKSFGMPVEYSEITSGAKQTQALASNSLQFLNCVGGTSVILAAANKADIKIISAYSRAPEAFAIFTKDKGIKTAKDLKGKKIAGPKGTILNELLVRYLALGGLSINDVEFVSMGIPAAQAALENGSVDAALLAGPAAYNAKKSGLSVVTTGKGVITPVIVTATSGEFYKKHKDLVEKFKKAQDEILTFMKANEEEALKFTAEETGLSIEAVKSMYPQYDFSPKITAEDIKALEATQEFMLESKMIEQKVDIKSLLID